A window of the Listeria swaminathanii genome harbors these coding sequences:
- a CDS encoding YdcF family protein, with amino-acid sequence MVIYILAGFFLLLFIVLSIIDRRRISNGIVLTMALFFSVLSVVYATFSKGNELLVSIMGTVLLLLVLLIPFFVIGIATMLIVNGRLMLKREGRKLANMLPLIIGLGILALIIAWFVSILKTGSPILGIAVVFIVALVGYFSFLFLSFLLSTFLYQFNFPRYNQDFLIVLGSGLIGGDRVPPLLASRLNRAIKFYDKQYAKKGKRATFIVSGGQGANETISEAEAMRGYLIEQGIDENFIIMEDKSVNTLQNMKFSKAKMDAIMPNYHSLFSTNNFHLFRAGIYARKAGLKSQGIGAKTALYYMPNALIREFIAITVMYKKVHLIILGLALLCFVFLAIIGVTFG; translated from the coding sequence TTGGTTATCTACATATTAGCAGGCTTTTTTCTGCTACTTTTCATTGTTTTGTCGATTATAGATAGAAGACGAATTAGCAATGGGATTGTTTTGACAATGGCGCTGTTTTTTTCAGTACTTTCGGTCGTTTACGCTACTTTTTCAAAAGGGAATGAACTGCTCGTTTCGATTATGGGGACGGTATTACTTTTATTAGTGTTACTTATTCCGTTTTTTGTTATTGGGATAGCAACGATGCTCATTGTTAACGGACGGTTAATGTTAAAACGTGAAGGGCGCAAATTAGCAAACATGCTGCCGTTAATTATTGGTTTAGGTATTTTAGCACTTATTATTGCGTGGTTTGTAAGTATTTTAAAAACGGGTAGTCCGATTCTTGGGATTGCGGTTGTCTTTATCGTAGCATTAGTTGGTTACTTTTCTTTCTTATTTTTATCATTTCTTTTGTCGACGTTTCTCTACCAATTTAATTTTCCAAGATATAATCAAGATTTCTTGATTGTGCTTGGAAGTGGCTTGATAGGAGGAGACAGGGTGCCGCCGCTACTTGCTAGTCGATTGAACCGAGCGATTAAGTTCTACGACAAGCAATATGCAAAAAAAGGCAAGCGTGCGACGTTTATTGTGTCTGGTGGACAAGGCGCTAATGAGACAATTTCAGAAGCGGAAGCAATGCGAGGTTATTTGATTGAACAAGGGATTGATGAAAACTTTATTATTATGGAAGATAAATCGGTTAATACGCTGCAAAATATGAAATTTTCAAAAGCGAAAATGGATGCGATTATGCCAAATTATCATAGTTTATTTTCGACGAATAATTTTCATCTGTTTCGCGCCGGAATTTATGCAAGAAAAGCTGGCTTGAAAAGTCAAGGAATTGGTGCAAAAACAGCTTTATACTATATGCCAAATGCGTTAATTCGGGAATTTATAGCAATTACCGTAATGTATAAAAAAGTGCATCTGATTATACTTGGTTTAGCACTGTTATGTTTTGTATTTTTAGCTATTATTGGTGTTACTTTTGGATAG
- a CDS encoding NAD(P)-dependent oxidoreductase produces MKKIGFVGTGVMGASMAGHLLEAGYEVFVYTRTKAKAEGLLSKGAHWEETPGALASKVDVLISMVGYPQDVEELYLGENGFLENLASGSVAVDMTTSSPALAKKMAKVALEKGVGMLDAPVSGGDIGAKNGTLAIMVGGAEEVFLKVKPIFEILGSSVVLQGAAGAGQHTKMVNQIAIASNMIGVTEAIIYAEAAGLNPSRVLESISGGAAGSWSLSNLVPRVLKDDFSPGFFIKHFIKDMGIAISEAKQMGLELPGLLLAEKMYQTLAEQGLSEEGTQALIKYYR; encoded by the coding sequence ATGAAGAAAATTGGATTTGTTGGTACAGGTGTGATGGGGGCAAGCATGGCTGGACATTTGCTAGAGGCTGGTTATGAAGTATTTGTTTATACGCGCACGAAAGCCAAAGCAGAAGGTTTGTTAAGTAAAGGGGCACACTGGGAAGAAACGCCGGGTGCGCTTGCAAGTAAAGTAGATGTGTTGATTTCAATGGTCGGTTATCCACAAGATGTAGAAGAATTATACTTAGGCGAAAATGGCTTTTTGGAAAACTTAGCTAGTGGATCTGTCGCAGTGGATATGACAACTTCATCCCCGGCTCTAGCGAAAAAAATGGCGAAAGTGGCTTTGGAAAAAGGAGTTGGCATGTTGGATGCACCTGTTTCTGGCGGAGATATTGGCGCGAAAAACGGAACGCTAGCTATTATGGTTGGCGGTGCAGAAGAGGTTTTTCTTAAAGTGAAGCCAATCTTTGAAATTCTTGGAAGTAGTGTGGTGCTTCAAGGCGCAGCGGGAGCAGGACAACATACGAAAATGGTCAACCAAATTGCTATTGCATCGAACATGATTGGCGTAACTGAAGCAATCATTTACGCGGAAGCAGCAGGACTTAATCCATCGCGCGTTCTTGAATCGATTTCTGGTGGAGCAGCCGGAAGTTGGTCGCTTTCTAATTTGGTGCCTCGTGTATTAAAAGATGACTTTTCGCCAGGTTTCTTTATTAAACATTTTATAAAAGACATGGGAATTGCAATCTCAGAAGCGAAGCAAATGGGGCTTGAGTTACCCGGACTTCTTTTAGCAGAAAAGATGTATCAAACGTTAGCCGAGCAGGGTTTAAGTGAAGAAGGAACACAAGCATTAATCAAATATTATCGTTAA
- a CDS encoding aminotransferase class I/II-fold pyridoxal phosphate-dependent enzyme → MTKSIRPELRDIQVSGIRAFNTRVTGIPDMIRLTLGEPDFPTPEHVKQAAITAIQENFTNYTPNAGMPELLEAASTYFHEKYDLSYTNKEIIVTVGATEAISVALQTILEPGDEVILPDPIYPGYEPLITLNKAQPIKVDTTETNFKLTPEQLRAHITPKTKALIIPYPSNPTGVTLTKEELAALAEVLKETGIFVIADEIYSELTYRQEHVSIAPMLKEQTIVINGLSKSHAMIGWRIGFLLAPESLTAEMLKIHQYSVTCASSISQKAALEALTHGKDDAFQMRTEYKTRANFTQDRLEKMGFTVIPPDGAFYFFVKLPDTIQENSFDWAVKLAEEAKVAVVPGNAFSEKGDRYFRLSYATSFNNLAEALDRMAAFLGK, encoded by the coding sequence ATGACAAAATCTATTCGACCAGAATTGCGCGATATTCAAGTAAGTGGTATCAGAGCTTTTAATACACGGGTGACTGGTATTCCGGATATGATTCGCTTAACACTTGGCGAACCAGACTTTCCAACACCAGAACATGTAAAACAAGCTGCCATTACGGCGATACAAGAAAATTTCACCAACTATACACCAAACGCAGGTATGCCAGAGTTGCTAGAAGCCGCCTCCACCTATTTTCATGAAAAATATGACCTAAGTTACACAAATAAAGAAATAATCGTCACAGTGGGTGCTACAGAAGCTATTTCAGTTGCCCTACAAACGATTTTAGAACCAGGCGACGAAGTTATTTTACCTGACCCAATCTATCCTGGCTATGAACCACTTATTACTTTAAATAAAGCACAACCAATTAAAGTCGATACGACCGAGACAAATTTCAAATTAACGCCTGAACAATTGCGTGCGCACATCACGCCTAAAACGAAAGCCTTAATTATTCCGTATCCTTCCAATCCAACCGGTGTCACTTTAACCAAAGAAGAACTTGCAGCATTGGCAGAAGTTCTAAAAGAAACAGGGATTTTCGTTATCGCTGATGAAATTTATAGTGAACTTACTTATCGCCAAGAGCACGTGAGCATCGCGCCCATGCTAAAAGAGCAAACCATTGTCATCAACGGTCTCTCTAAGTCTCATGCGATGATTGGTTGGCGGATTGGCTTCTTGCTTGCTCCGGAAAGCCTCACTGCAGAAATGTTGAAAATTCATCAATATTCCGTTACATGTGCCAGCTCCATTTCCCAAAAAGCTGCCTTAGAAGCGCTCACTCACGGCAAAGACGATGCCTTCCAAATGCGCACGGAATATAAAACGAGAGCTAATTTCACGCAAGATCGTCTAGAAAAAATGGGATTCACTGTAATTCCGCCTGACGGAGCATTTTACTTCTTTGTCAAATTGCCCGATACAATCCAAGAAAATTCCTTTGACTGGGCTGTTAAACTTGCTGAAGAAGCCAAAGTAGCCGTCGTACCAGGCAATGCTTTCTCAGAAAAAGGCGACCGTTATTTCCGTCTTTCCTATGCTACCTCTTTTAATAATCTTGCCGAAGCTTTAGACCGCATGGCTGCTTTTCTAGGCAAATAA
- a CDS encoding YkuJ family protein, translating into MSQLLGIIQRLHAMQEDESAETQARRFEKNGTPVCEVKFFQASNSFEVEIYGDNSKYQFDDIDMTAIEIFETLQENE; encoded by the coding sequence ATGTCTCAGTTATTGGGAATTATTCAACGTTTACATGCAATGCAAGAAGATGAGTCTGCTGAAACACAAGCAAGACGTTTTGAAAAAAATGGTACGCCTGTGTGCGAAGTGAAGTTTTTCCAAGCTTCTAACTCATTTGAAGTAGAAATCTATGGCGACAATAGTAAATATCAGTTTGATGATATTGACATGACGGCTATCGAAATTTTTGAAACATTACAAGAAAACGAATAA
- the cbpB gene encoding cyclic-di-AMP-binding protein CbpB, with amino-acid sequence MISNRFGQFIDNELADSMISAEKVAHVQLGNNLEHALLVLTKCGYSVIPVLDFEFKLHGLISAAMITDAILGLERIEFERLEDLKVEDVMQTDFPVIKDFSNNERIVRLLVDHPFVCVVDADHHFEGIVTRRVLLKQVNRYIHLQVEENR; translated from the coding sequence ATGATCTCAAATAGATTTGGACAATTTATCGATAATGAACTAGCTGATTCTATGATTTCCGCTGAAAAGGTTGCCCACGTGCAGCTTGGTAATAATTTAGAGCATGCACTACTTGTTTTAACTAAATGCGGTTATTCAGTTATTCCTGTACTAGACTTTGAATTTAAACTCCATGGATTAATAAGCGCTGCCATGATTACGGATGCCATTCTTGGACTCGAACGTATCGAATTTGAACGATTAGAAGATTTAAAAGTAGAAGATGTCATGCAAACGGATTTTCCGGTAATTAAAGATTTTAGTAATAACGAACGAATTGTTCGCTTACTCGTGGATCATCCTTTTGTTTGTGTTGTAGATGCTGACCACCATTTTGAAGGAATAGTAACTAGACGCGTTTTGTTAAAACAAGTCAATCGTTATATTCATTTGCAGGTGGAGGAAAATAGATGA
- a CDS encoding LysR family transcriptional regulator: protein MIVTEYELLVCLAEELNMRKSAEKLFLSQPALSQRLQTIESRWNTKIFIRTQKGLLLTPEGEAIVRHASSVIEREHTIQEKLEAMEGVVRGTLRIACASVVAQMWLPRVLKAFSRAYPNVQISLVTGWSSEVTQQLAAGNVHIGIVRGNSTWKSVQKPLFNDKLILVDTEITKIEEVFQTNRPFIQFRSDSNYYQVIQDYWQRNFGKMPRQAMLMDQMETSRQMALNGIGFAILPEVTMLGYTDKINKIPLTEKDGSILSRETNLLTYEQSLSLPQVKAFLEITDKFLEQVK from the coding sequence ATGATTGTAACAGAATATGAATTACTTGTTTGTTTAGCAGAAGAACTGAATATGCGTAAAAGTGCGGAAAAACTCTTTTTAAGTCAACCAGCCTTGTCGCAACGCTTACAAACGATTGAAAGCAGATGGAACACCAAAATCTTTATTCGTACACAAAAAGGACTGTTGCTAACCCCAGAAGGAGAAGCGATTGTCCGTCATGCATCTAGTGTTATTGAACGAGAACACACTATTCAAGAGAAACTCGAAGCGATGGAAGGTGTCGTACGAGGAACACTGCGAATTGCTTGCGCGAGCGTAGTTGCACAAATGTGGCTTCCGCGCGTATTAAAAGCATTTTCAAGAGCGTATCCCAATGTACAAATCTCACTTGTCACAGGTTGGAGCAGTGAGGTGACGCAACAACTTGCCGCTGGAAATGTCCACATCGGGATTGTCCGCGGGAATTCGACTTGGAAAAGTGTTCAAAAACCGTTATTTAATGACAAATTAATTTTAGTGGATACAGAAATCACGAAAATTGAAGAAGTTTTCCAAACCAATCGCCCGTTTATTCAGTTTCGTAGTGATTCGAATTATTATCAAGTTATTCAAGACTACTGGCAAAGAAATTTCGGGAAAATGCCACGCCAAGCAATGCTAATGGACCAAATGGAAACTTCGAGACAAATGGCATTAAACGGCATCGGCTTTGCGATTTTACCAGAAGTAACAATGTTAGGATATACGGATAAAATCAATAAAATCCCACTGACAGAAAAAGATGGCTCAATTTTAAGCCGTGAAACGAATTTGCTGACCTACGAACAGTCACTCAGCTTACCGCAAGTGAAGGCGTTTTTAGAAATAACAGATAAATTCCTTGAACAAGTTAAATAG
- the dapD gene encoding 2,3,4,5-tetrahydropyridine-2,6-dicarboxylate N-acetyltransferase, with translation MEQMDAHQIISFIQNSKKATPVKVYLKGSLEKIDFPSDVKTFITGNAGTIFGEWAVVEPLLEANKANIEDYVIENDRRNSAIPLLDMKNINARIEPGAVIRDQVTIGDNAVIMMGASINIGSVIGDGTMIDMNVVLGGRATVGKNCHIGAGTVLAGVVEPPSAQPVIVEDNVVVGANVVVLEGVRIGEGAVVAAGAIVTKDVAPGTVVAGIPARELKKLDAKTASKTEIMQELRQL, from the coding sequence ATGGAACAAATGGATGCACACCAAATTATTTCTTTTATTCAAAATAGCAAGAAAGCAACACCGGTCAAAGTTTACCTTAAAGGGAGCTTAGAAAAAATTGATTTTCCAAGTGATGTAAAAACTTTCATTACTGGAAACGCGGGAACAATTTTTGGAGAATGGGCTGTTGTTGAGCCGTTATTAGAAGCAAATAAAGCGAATATTGAAGATTACGTGATTGAAAATGATCGTCGTAACTCCGCTATTCCTTTGTTAGATATGAAAAATATTAACGCGCGTATTGAGCCGGGCGCAGTTATTCGCGACCAAGTAACTATCGGTGACAATGCGGTGATTATGATGGGAGCAAGCATCAATATCGGTTCTGTTATCGGTGACGGTACAATGATTGATATGAATGTTGTTCTTGGTGGACGCGCAACTGTTGGTAAAAATTGCCATATCGGTGCTGGTACCGTCCTTGCTGGTGTAGTAGAACCACCATCCGCACAACCAGTTATCGTCGAAGATAATGTTGTTGTCGGCGCGAATGTTGTTGTTTTAGAGGGCGTACGCATTGGCGAAGGTGCGGTTGTCGCAGCAGGCGCAATCGTAACAAAAGATGTAGCTCCTGGAACAGTCGTGGCGGGAATTCCTGCACGTGAACTTAAAAAATTAGATGCAAAAACTGCTTCTAAAACAGAAATCATGCAAGAACTTCGCCAACTTTAA
- a CDS encoding N-acetyldiaminopimelate deacetylase: MLNEFIAIRRDLHQIPETGYKELKTQAYLLDYISKLPNEHLEVKKWRTGILVLVKGTNPEKTIGYRTDIDALPITEETGLPFESKHAGNMHACGHDLHMSIALGVLTHFAGKPAKDNLLFVFQPAEEGPGGAKPIMESAEFAEWRPDAIYGLHIAPEYKVGEIAIKPGLLFANTSELFISFKGKGGHAAYPHLANDMVVAASAFVGQMQTIISRNIDPMDSAVITIGRIHGGEIQNVIAETAYLDGTIRTLSPETMEIVWTRLKQLAKGWEEAYQCEVEFHPGSDYYQVDNDPVETEEFIQFLEERYPDSYVPARSAMTGEDFGYFLSEIKGFMFWLGVDSKYSLHHAKLNPKEEAIPFAIDVLVQFLESK, from the coding sequence ATGTTAAATGAATTTATTGCCATTCGACGTGATTTACACCAAATTCCTGAAACAGGTTACAAAGAGCTGAAAACACAAGCTTATTTATTAGATTATATTAGCAAATTACCCAATGAACATTTAGAAGTAAAAAAATGGCGCACTGGGATTTTAGTTTTAGTGAAGGGAACGAACCCCGAAAAAACAATTGGTTATCGTACAGATATTGATGCGCTGCCGATTACAGAAGAAACTGGGTTGCCATTTGAATCGAAACATGCTGGAAATATGCACGCTTGTGGACATGATTTACATATGAGTATCGCGCTTGGAGTGTTGACTCATTTTGCGGGTAAACCTGCCAAAGATAATTTACTCTTCGTTTTCCAACCAGCAGAAGAAGGTCCGGGTGGCGCAAAACCAATCATGGAAAGCGCGGAATTTGCCGAGTGGCGTCCAGATGCTATTTATGGACTGCACATCGCACCAGAATACAAAGTCGGCGAAATTGCGATTAAGCCAGGCTTACTATTCGCCAACACATCAGAACTCTTTATTTCATTTAAAGGAAAAGGCGGACATGCGGCGTATCCACATTTGGCGAATGATATGGTTGTTGCGGCAAGTGCATTTGTTGGGCAAATGCAGACGATTATAAGCCGAAATATTGATCCAATGGATAGCGCGGTTATTACGATTGGTCGCATTCATGGCGGTGAAATTCAAAATGTGATTGCGGAAACGGCCTATTTAGATGGGACAATTCGGACGCTTTCACCGGAAACAATGGAAATCGTTTGGACGCGTTTGAAACAACTGGCGAAAGGTTGGGAAGAAGCTTACCAATGTGAAGTAGAATTCCATCCCGGTTCGGATTATTACCAAGTAGACAATGATCCAGTAGAAACAGAAGAATTTATCCAGTTTTTAGAAGAACGTTATCCTGACAGTTATGTACCAGCTCGTTCGGCGATGACTGGCGAAGATTTTGGTTACTTTTTATCCGAAATTAAAGGGTTTATGTTTTGGTTAGGTGTGGACTCGAAGTATAGTTTGCATCACGCGAAACTTAATCCAAAAGAAGAAGCTATTCCATTTGCGATTGATGTATTAGTTCAATTTTTGGAAAGTAAATAA
- a CDS encoding mechanosensitive ion channel family protein yields the protein MNLLKKWFNSIDWEQFWNHIISVGIKIAILLVLYFIFRVVGNKIIRSFFRKYRQQQAVSVGRADTLESLISNFYGYVLFFTFAILLLQNFMDVTAIIASAGVASLAIAFGAQGLVSDVVTGFFILLERQLDVGDTITIGLVNGTVEALGLRTTQVRDFDGTLHFIPNRQIMVVSNHSRGNMRVMVDIQISPHEDPEKAITIISEVCEAAAKENKNIVEPPIVLGVQNIDATNMVIRVVGKAVNGEQYSVQRDLLKDIREALAENEIELPLNFVSTFGPNNN from the coding sequence ATGAATTTACTCAAAAAGTGGTTCAATTCGATTGATTGGGAACAATTTTGGAATCATATTATTTCTGTCGGGATAAAAATTGCCATTTTACTTGTTCTTTATTTTATTTTCCGCGTGGTTGGTAATAAGATTATTCGTAGTTTCTTCCGTAAATATCGGCAGCAACAGGCTGTTTCTGTTGGTCGAGCGGATACGTTAGAAAGCTTAATTTCTAATTTTTATGGCTATGTGTTATTCTTTACTTTCGCGATTTTATTATTACAGAACTTTATGGATGTTACGGCGATTATTGCAAGTGCTGGGGTTGCGAGTTTGGCAATCGCGTTTGGTGCGCAAGGGCTTGTTAGTGACGTGGTAACTGGATTTTTCATTCTGCTTGAACGACAACTTGATGTTGGCGATACGATTACAATTGGACTAGTCAATGGAACTGTTGAAGCACTTGGACTTAGAACAACGCAGGTACGTGATTTTGATGGCACGCTTCATTTCATTCCTAACAGACAAATTATGGTCGTTAGTAATCATTCGCGCGGTAATATGCGCGTGATGGTGGACATTCAAATTAGTCCACATGAGGATCCGGAAAAAGCAATTACGATTATTAGTGAAGTTTGTGAGGCTGCTGCAAAAGAAAATAAAAATATTGTAGAGCCCCCTATTGTACTAGGTGTGCAAAACATTGATGCGACAAACATGGTAATCCGCGTAGTAGGTAAAGCCGTGAACGGTGAGCAGTATTCTGTTCAACGCGACTTACTCAAAGATATCCGCGAAGCACTCGCTGAAAATGAAATCGAACTACCACTCAATTTTGTGAGCACATTCGGACCAAATAATAATTAA
- a CDS encoding quaternary amine ABC transporter ATP-binding protein, protein MSKIKVEELTKIFGKKASKASSLLSQGKSKTDILKETGATIGVNKASFSVEEGEIFVIMGLSGSGKSTLVRLLNRLIEPTSGKIWLDGKELSSLNKKELLEVRRKSMSMVFQNFGLFPNRTINRNVEYGLEIQGMDKEEREKNAAESLALVGLAGYGDQYPSQLSGGMQQRVGLARALANNPDILLMDEAFSALDPLNRKDMQDQLLDLQDKMKKTIIFITHDLDEALRIGDHIMIMRDGSVVQTGSPEEILAHPANEYVEKFIEDVDRSKVYTASNVMIRPEIVNFEKDGPRVALKRMREAGTSSVFVVKRNRELVGIVHAAEVSKLVKENVTSLETALHRDVPTTGLDTPLAEIMDTISTTTIPIAVTEDGKLKGIIIRGSVLAALSGNEVNVNA, encoded by the coding sequence TTGAGTAAGATTAAAGTAGAAGAGCTAACGAAGATTTTCGGAAAAAAGGCTTCCAAAGCATCTTCTTTACTTTCTCAGGGAAAATCAAAAACAGATATTTTGAAAGAAACAGGCGCGACAATTGGTGTTAATAAAGCATCTTTTAGCGTAGAAGAAGGAGAAATTTTCGTTATAATGGGGCTTTCTGGTAGTGGGAAGTCAACGTTGGTACGACTTTTAAACCGTCTAATTGAGCCTACGAGCGGAAAAATTTGGCTTGACGGAAAAGAACTATCTAGTCTAAATAAAAAAGAACTTTTGGAAGTTAGAAGAAAAAGCATGAGTATGGTCTTCCAAAACTTTGGTTTATTCCCGAATAGAACGATTAACCGTAACGTTGAATATGGTCTTGAAATTCAAGGCATGGACAAAGAAGAACGCGAGAAAAATGCAGCAGAATCATTGGCATTAGTTGGTTTAGCTGGTTACGGCGATCAATATCCTTCGCAACTTTCTGGTGGGATGCAGCAACGTGTAGGTCTGGCGAGAGCACTTGCGAACAATCCGGACATTTTACTGATGGATGAAGCATTCTCCGCACTTGACCCACTTAACCGAAAAGATATGCAAGATCAATTGCTCGATTTACAAGATAAAATGAAAAAAACGATTATCTTTATTACCCATGATTTGGATGAGGCGCTTCGTATTGGCGACCACATTATGATTATGCGTGATGGTTCCGTTGTTCAAACTGGTTCTCCGGAAGAAATTCTGGCACATCCGGCAAATGAATATGTTGAAAAATTCATTGAAGATGTAGACCGTTCCAAAGTCTATACAGCGAGCAACGTAATGATTCGTCCAGAAATCGTTAATTTTGAAAAAGATGGCCCTCGTGTTGCGCTTAAACGGATGCGTGAAGCTGGAACTTCCAGTGTATTTGTCGTAAAACGTAATCGTGAGTTAGTCGGAATCGTCCATGCAGCTGAAGTATCTAAACTTGTAAAAGAGAATGTAACTTCGCTAGAAACTGCTTTGCATCGTGATGTGCCAACAACTGGCCTAGATACGCCTCTTGCAGAAATTATGGATACTATCTCGACAACAACGATTCCAATAGCTGTAACAGAAGATGGGAAACTAAAAGGAATTATCATTCGCGGATCCGTTCTGGCCGCGCTTTCTGGAAACGAGGTGAACGTTAATGCCTAA
- a CDS encoding ABC transporter permease, which produces MPNIPTIPLASWIDKLVDGLTQFEGFFNVITNIIGGVVDAFQWVFDLVPPWLFIILLVLGTFWVNRKGKKWGLITFEVVGLLLIWNLDFWRDMTQTLTLVLTSSLIALVIGVPLGIWMAKSNIVESIFKPVLDFMQTMPAFVYLIPAVAFFGIGMVPGVVASVIFAMPPTVRMTNLGIRQVSTELVEAADSFGSTPWQKLWKVQLPMAKSTMMAGINQSIMLALSMVVIASMIGAMGLGTRVYFAVGRNDAGGGFVAGIAIVIVAIILDRLTQAFNKKAKSE; this is translated from the coding sequence ATGCCTAATATTCCAACGATTCCATTAGCTAGTTGGATTGACAAATTAGTAGATGGCTTAACGCAATTTGAAGGATTTTTTAATGTAATTACCAATATCATTGGCGGGGTTGTTGACGCATTCCAATGGGTCTTTGACTTAGTTCCACCATGGTTATTTATTATTTTACTTGTACTTGGAACATTCTGGGTAAACCGTAAAGGCAAAAAATGGGGTTTAATTACTTTTGAAGTTGTCGGTTTACTTTTAATTTGGAACTTAGATTTCTGGCGCGATATGACGCAAACATTGACGCTCGTACTGACAAGTAGTTTAATCGCTCTTGTTATTGGGGTTCCACTTGGTATTTGGATGGCGAAAAGCAATATTGTCGAAAGTATCTTTAAACCAGTACTCGACTTTATGCAAACTATGCCAGCCTTCGTTTACTTAATTCCAGCTGTAGCATTTTTCGGAATTGGGATGGTTCCAGGGGTTGTTGCTTCTGTAATTTTCGCAATGCCTCCAACTGTTCGGATGACTAACCTAGGTATTCGCCAAGTTTCGACAGAGCTTGTTGAAGCAGCAGATTCGTTTGGTTCAACACCTTGGCAAAAACTTTGGAAAGTACAGCTACCAATGGCGAAATCGACTATGATGGCTGGTATTAACCAAAGTATCATGTTAGCACTTTCCATGGTCGTAATTGCTTCGATGATCGGTGCGATGGGACTTGGAACACGCGTTTACTTTGCAGTAGGACGTAATGACGCTGGTGGTGGATTTGTGGCTGGGATTGCGATTGTTATCGTAGCAATCATCCTAGACCGTCTAACACAAGCATTCAACAAAAAAGCGAAATCGGAATAA
- a CDS encoding glycine/betaine ABC transporter substrate-binding protein, giving the protein MLKKLITTAVLAMLIFTLAACGTTLAPYDAKKDLGEQINYTITGIDAGAGIMLATQNAIKDYHLDDDNWQLQTSSTAAMTSTLQKAMKDKRPIVVTGWTPHWMFTKFDLKFLDDPKNVYGNAENIHTIVRKGLKEDKPSAYQVLDNFFWTAEDMSEVMLEVNDGVDPEEAAKKWIKNNPEKVAKWTDGVEKVDGDEIKLTYVAWDSEIASTNVVAEALKQVGYKPTIQAMEIQPMWASVATDAADGMVAAWLPNTSGIYYKDYKGKFEDLGPNLKGAKIGLAVPKYMTNINSIEDLKTSK; this is encoded by the coding sequence TTGCTAAAAAAATTAATCACCACCGCAGTTTTGGCTATGCTTATTTTCACTTTAGCAGCCTGCGGGACAACACTTGCTCCTTATGACGCGAAAAAAGATTTAGGCGAACAAATCAATTATACAATCACTGGAATTGATGCAGGAGCAGGAATCATGCTTGCAACACAAAATGCGATTAAAGATTACCATTTAGATGATGATAATTGGCAGTTACAAACAAGTTCCACTGCAGCAATGACTAGTACACTCCAAAAAGCGATGAAAGATAAGCGCCCAATTGTTGTTACTGGATGGACACCGCACTGGATGTTTACAAAATTTGATTTGAAATTTTTAGATGATCCGAAAAATGTCTATGGAAACGCAGAAAATATCCACACGATTGTACGTAAAGGCTTAAAAGAAGATAAACCTTCCGCGTACCAAGTGTTAGATAATTTCTTCTGGACTGCTGAGGATATGTCGGAAGTAATGCTCGAAGTTAATGACGGCGTTGACCCAGAAGAAGCAGCCAAAAAATGGATTAAAAATAATCCAGAAAAAGTGGCAAAATGGACAGATGGCGTAGAAAAAGTAGATGGCGATGAAATCAAGTTAACTTATGTAGCTTGGGATTCTGAAATTGCCTCCACAAACGTTGTCGCAGAAGCATTAAAACAAGTTGGCTACAAACCAACTATCCAAGCAATGGAAATTCAACCAATGTGGGCGTCGGTTGCAACGGATGCAGCGGATGGTATGGTCGCGGCATGGCTTCCAAACACTTCCGGAATTTACTACAAAGATTACAAAGGGAAGTTTGAAGATTTAGGACCGAACTTAAAAGGTGCCAAAATTGGCCTAGCCGTTCCAAAATACATGACAAACATTAATTCCATTGAAGATTTAAAAACAAGCAAATAA